ATTCATAATTTTCTCCGTATTTGTAAAAGTGAAAACAAAATTCATACCATTCAAAATGCCGCAAATTATCATTATTTTAGAAACAAACTTATAATCAAATTTCAGATTTCTGAAAATTATTCAAAAAGTTGAATTAAAATATTCTGAAAACTTTATAAATATATCAATTGCAATTTTAAATTAGAGAAAGATGAAAACACAAAATGAATAAATGCTTAAATAAATTTAATAAAACAATATTCTCAATTTTTACAATTGTATTATTGATTTTACTTCTAAATTCATGTAATTCAGTTGATTTTGTTGTGCTGAATCTACAAAATGGAATTTCCAAAAATGAAATTGGAATATTAACATTTAATGTAAAAGCTATTTATGAAAAAGAAGATTTTGAAATTGATGAACTTATGAAAATTATAAATAACGGCACTATTGATTTTGTTGTTTTCCAAGAATTGTTTGATGAAAGTACGAGAGAAAAAATTATTGAAAAAGCTGATAAAAATATTTTCAGTAATGCCGTTACTCGGGTTGATTACAACTCATTTCCGGAATTTATTTTTCAAGATGCCGGATTATTTATGATGAGCAAATATCAAAAAGTTGATTTATCAAATTTGGATTTTGGTTGCGAAATTAAAAATTCGAATGGAGTAATTCACACAATTTTAGAAAAAGAAATTTCTGGCACAAATGATTTTCTTGCAAATAAATCAGTTGCGGGAGCTTTGTTTAAGATCGATGAAAAAAATAAAATATTTTTATTTACTTCTCACGTACAAGCTGCCGGAACTTCTGAACACAAACTTTTTCAACTGAAGCAAATCGGAAATTTTATTGAGAAATCAGTGCAAAAAATAATTGAAGATAAAATTGTAGAATCGCAAGAAAATTTATCTGTTATACTTGCCGGTGATTTCAACAGTGATGCATATTCTGCCGATAGATTCAGCATTATGATAAATGCTTTAAAATATCCAAGAGATTTACACAAAGAATTTCATGGGACAAATCAAGAATATAGTTTTAGAAACAGAACAAGACGTTATGATTATATTTTTTCTTATGATAAAATTGGTGATTTTGATTTGAACAAAATAAATGTAAAATCAATTGGAGTGATGGATATTAGAACTGAAAACAATGTAAGTATTTCCGATCACTTAGCAATAAAAGCAAATTTGTTGATCAAATAAAAAATTATGATTTAGAATTTTGTAAAAATTATTTTCTATTTACCATAACAACCCCTAAAATTATAATAACTCCGCTTAACAAAGTTAAAAGTGTAATTTCTTCATTCAAAAAAATCCATGCAGTAAAGACTGTAACAAATGGTTCTAAATAAAGAAATGCGCCAACTCTATTTGCGGGAAGTTCTTTCATTGCTTCGGCCCAAAGCACGTAAGCAATTCCCGAGCAGAAAATTCCGAGAAATAAAATTGCGCTCCAGTTAATTATTGTTAATGAAAAAACTCGATTTGCAAAATCTTGCGAAATTGAAAATGGAGTTAGTAGAATTAGCATTGTTACAAATAAATAAAGTATTGTTAACGATGGCGGATAATTTAAAGTTACTTTTCTTCCCCAAAACGAATAAATGCTCCAAGTAAAAGCGCTGCCCAAAACTAAAAGATCGCCAAAATTTGAAATAAAATTAAGAGATTTTAAATTTCCTTTGCTGATTAAAATTATCAATCCGGTAAATGCAATTACTGCTCCAATTAACTGAACGGAATTCATTTTTTCTTTGTAAAATGCAAACCCCATAATTGCCATAATTACTGGCACAATGCCAATTATCCAGCCCGTATTTGAAGCTGACGTAAACTGCATTCCCGTAACTTGAATCCACAAATGTGTAGTTGAAATTATTGATAAAATTAAAATTCCCTTAATATCTTTTTGCTCAAGAGAAAAATTTCTTTTTCGAGAAAAAGCAATAAATAGTGCTGTGAGAATTCCAAATATTAGTCGCAAATAAATTATGTTTAACGGAGTTAGTGAATCCAAGAGACTTTTAGTAGCGACAAAAGATGCACCCCACATTGTAATTGAAAATAAGGGTTTCCAAATATTTTTTATGCTTAATGGCAAATAATTTTTCCAAATAAAAACAAATATAAATAAGAAAAATGAATTGTTTACTTTTGAGCTAACGTAATGAAAAATACTTTTTAATAAAATTAATTTTACAGCATTAAAAAGTTATTTTAAGTTATTGAAAATACTAAGAATTTAGCTTGGAGTATTTAATATGAAAATAAATACAATAATTACTGGATCAACCGGAATGGTTGGCGAAGGCGTTTTACACATTTGTTTAAATAATGAAAATGTTGAAAAAGTATTGGTAATAAATAGAAAACCTTGCGGAGTTATTCATCCCAAATTAACGGAAATAATTCACAAAAATTTTATTGATTTAAGCGAAATAGAAAATCAGTTAATTGGATATAATGCATGCTACTTTTGTGCTGGGGTTTCATCAATTGGGAAAAGTGAAGAAGAATATAAAAAAGTAACATATGATTTGACTTTAAATTTTGCAAAGACTTTAGCTAAGTTAAATCCGCAAATGGTGTTTACTTATGTTTCCGGAACCGGAACAGACAGCTCAGAAAAAGGAAAATTAATGTGGGCGCGAGTTAAAGGAAAAACCGAAAATGATTTATTAAAACTTCCATTTAAAGATGCATATATGTTCAGACCTGGATATATTCAGCCAATTAATGGTTTAAAAAATTCGTATAAAATTTACAAACTAACTTCTCCATTTTTTCCAATTTTAGAAAAACTATTTTCTAAACATGTAATAACTTTAGAAGAACTCGGAAACTCAATGATTAACGTAACAAATAATGGTTACGAGAAAAATGTTTTAGAAAATGTTGATATAAGAAAAACGGTGGAATAATTATTTTTCTTTGGTTTTAAAACACGACATTTTATTCCCTTTTAGATAACTGAATTTCCAAATAGCTGTTTTCATTGCAACTAAATGATTCCATAATTGTTTCATTTCCCTGAAAATCTTGATAAAAGGAATAATGCCCGATTGAAGCACATGTTTGAATTCCTGAAACTCTAAATATTTTTTCGCCCGAATTAAAAATCGGAACATTAAAAGTTTCAATTTCTGTAATATGAGTAGATGAAGGAGATTCGGTTCGATACCAGCTTTTCCAATTAAGAGAATTAATTGTATCACCGGTTTCATTTAAAGTTAATTCTAAAGTATCCGCAAAAGCACTTATTTCTTGTTTTGCAATAAATCGATTCCCAATCATTTCTCCTTTTACGGAATGTGAAATAATTGTTTCTTGCTCAAAAGTACTTCCATCTTCCCTTTTATAGAATCTATTAACAAATAACATGTATTCACAATAATTGTAATCTAAATTAGGCTCACTGCCACCGCCATTAAAATTATTGCCAATTTGTATTTTCAAATCAATATCAGATTCATCGGTGTAAGGAGAGCTTCCGTTTGAATTTACAACGCAAACTAAAAACTCATCGTAAGAATTTCTTAAATTTGGAATTTCATAGTAATAAATTCCGGCAACGCTTTCTATAAAAGTAAGTTCATTATTTTGTATTCCGAAAACATGAAAATATAATCCAAATTGATCAACCGGACCTTTTACAGACAATCTCATTTTGTATGTTTCGTCTACTGGCTTATAATTTAATTTTATTTTAAACAATTTTGCAGAAAGATCGAGATATGTATCAACTTTTGGATCTTGCGCATTAAATATTTTTAGAGTATCGTTTGCGTTATTTATATTCCAAATGCTGTTCACACTATTAATAAAATTATTTTTGGGTAGTTCATATATTTCATTATTTATTAATTTTTTGTAATAATCTGAGAACCATTCAACAAAAAGTCCATCTACATTTTTAAACATAGATGTTAACGGATCAATCTCGGTGGAAATATTTTTATATGTATTTCTAAATCCATTTTTTCCAAAACTTGTATTCTTTTCTAAGTATTCAATTAGTGATGCCATTCCATAACCGTGGTTCATGTAAATTGCATTATCTGAAGAAGCTCCATATTGAACTCCGTTAAATGGAGCAAAATTATTGTTTGCAAAATTATATGAATATGTATTTGTAGTTAAATATTTTTCAGCCCATGAGTAAAATGCAAATCTTATCCAATGATAATCATTTTGATTCCACTGTTTATTTTTAATATTATCATATCTTACATTGATTTCTAAATCAAAAAAAGCATTAAAGAAATTGGTTTTTATTTTTTCAAAGTTATTAAGATTTACATCATCTCGACTAATATTAAATGAGTATTCAATTTTATAGTTATCTTCTAGCGAATATCCTTGAAAAGAAATAGAATAATTAGCTGTTTCTTTTTGATATCTAATAACAACCGGTATTTCTAAATTCTTATATATAAGATATTCTAGATCGTTTACCATAATATCATAAACAGCTTCTAAATTATTGGCAAGTTCCTGCATTTTTTGTGTTTGTATAATTGGGTAACTAATTTTGAAATGCTCAGTTTTATAAGTTTTGTATTGATTAAGAATATTTATAAACATTTTAGAATTATCAACAAGTAATTTATTTGAATTTGTATTCTTCCACAATATGCCGGAATTATCCAATGGAATGTGCGAAATAATAAATCCGGATGAATCTATTGCTTCATGTAAATTATAAATTGTAGATGTGGAATTATAAACCTCGTTGTAGTATTCACTTCCAATTGCAATAAATTTTTCTTCGGAAAGTTCGCCGGTATATTTAAAAATTATTTTCAAAGGTTTATTAATTTCATTTGGAAGTCCAACTATTTCGTATAAATCAGAAACAGTATTTTCACCAAAGGCACCGTCGCTTTCAACATCACTTATTGAGATTTCATAATCTTTATCCAATGCCCCGGAAGGAATTACTATTTTGCAATCACCACTTTCCAAAGTTCCGCCATTAACCCCAACCGTAACCGCATCTTTTGGTTTTTCTTCTTTTGGTGATGAAGGATCTTCCGAACAACTTAAAAAAGTTAATAATAAAAGGATTGAAAAAAATAGAACGATTCTTGCAATTTTTGATGTCATAATAACTCTTAAGTTGATTAAGAAATTTAATTATAGAATTATGACCGGATAGGAATTTATATATTTAGTAAAATATTATTTCTTGCAAGTGTGATTTTAAAATATTGAAAATTACTTAAACCTAAAAGAAGAAAATATTTTTGATAAATTTAAAAAACGAATGAGGAATACTTAAGCAAAGTTAATTTATTCTTCCAGTGAATTAAAAAATATTTTCGGTTTTTGAAATATTTGCCTTCATACCAAACAACAATCGCATTAAGTTAAATCTTCTTATAAACAATTCGTAAAAAAGAAAACTTCCTCCGAATGTTAAAAAAATAATCACACCAAATTTTATATAAACATTCCAATTAAAATTAATTATGTAGTAGCCGAAAATTATCATAATTGTTTGATGTAAAATATAAAGCGGATATACAGATTCATTTGCATAGGTTAAAACTTTACTCGGTTTGTTCAATAAAAATTTTCCGTAACCTAGTAATGTAAAAATCCAAGAAGGAATTAGAATCCATTTTAGTAAACCATATAAAATTTCAAAAGAAATTGTATCTTCGTTCATTATTTCAAATGTTGGACCCCAGACAAAAATCAATAAAAACAAAATTGGTATAATGGAAATAATCAAAGATTTTTTTCTATTTACAATTATTGAATTCCACAAACCGGAAAAAGTAGAAATGCAAAATCCGAAAATAAAAAATGTAAACGAAACACTGTGATTGTACCAATCATTAATAAGTGCATGTGTTGTTGGAAAAGTTTCTGCTAAAGAATAATAAAATGTTAAAAGTGGAATAGTTAATAAATAAATTATGTTTGGATGTTTTGTGAAAAAAACATTTACTATTTCTTTTAGTTGGTTTGATTTTTTACTTCTCAAAAATAAAAATAACGGAAGTGCAATTACAGAATAAACAAAAATATAAAGTATATACCATAAGTGATGCCAACTTAAACTTCCACCTTTTGGGTAAGGAATAAATTCAAAAACGGTTTTCCAAAACTCCCAATAATTTGCAAAATGAATTCCATCAGAAATTCTTTCATAATAAATTTGCGGCGGAACAATTACCAGCATTCCGAATATTAAAGGAATTAATAATCTTTTTGATCTTTCTGCAATAATTCCAGCTACGGTTCTTTTTCCCATTGAATAAAAAATCACCATTCCGGAAATTGTAAATAATAATGGTAAACGCCATTGATTGAAAAACGCCATCCAAGTTTCAAACCACTCCAAAGTTGGATTATTTTTTATGTGAAAATCCCAAGGAACGAAAATCATTCCCACGTGATAAAAAATTAAAATGTAGAATGCAATTACGCGGAGCCAATCTAAATAGTATTTTCTTTGAGAGTTTAAATAATTTTCTTTCACAATTCAGATTTCTAATAGTTTATTAAAAATTAGTATGAAAAATTTTCGTTTAAACGAATAAATTTCGCAACTGATAAAAATAAATGAAACAAAACATCATTTTTCATTCAATATTCTAAAAATATTAATTGGCATTTCGATTGTTTATAATACTTATTATAAACTAATTTTAAGATCAATAAAATAAACATTTCATAAATAAATTTTTTCAAATCCTAAAACCGGAGGAATAATGAAAGCAAAGATACTCTTTTTATGTTTATTTGTTTTCAGTTTTATACCATTAAAAACTAATGCGTATAATTATGTAAATTTTCAAGCCAGACAAATCAATGGATATAATTACTGGAACATATTGGAATTCAATGAATTTGAAACAATGGTAGTTGTAGATGGTTTGTTTTATGAAACAACTTTAACAATGAAAGTCAGATTGGGTAATTATCTTGAATATTGGAATAATACTAAGGTTTATCCTCCAGCTGGTAATTACGAATTTACTTGGAATTTTAGTTTACCAGAAAAATCGGTTATAACAGATTGCAAAATGTGGGATGATAGTAAAAATTCATTTGTTTCTGCACAGATGATTGACCTTTCAACAGCCGAAGAAAATTATGATGAAAACAACACTTCAAAGCAGCAATTATTGATGAGGGAATACAGAAATAGAAATTATTATGGAACATTAGATAATTTTTTAGAACTAAAAATTACCCCCGTTGATAGCAAGCAATATAAAAAAATACAAATTAAATTCTTAACACCATGTGAAATGTATTGGGATGTCAGAAGATTTAATATTCTGACAAGAAATTTTTATCAACCGTATCAAAGCTGGAACAACGGAAGTTATATTTTTACTAATAATGATAAACCCGCAATATTTAAAATAATTGATAAAAACAATCCGAACGAAAAACCTAGAAATATAGTTAATATAGATGCTAACTGGCAAAAATCCGGTGATTATTGGCAATGGCAGACAGGACCAAATCTCGAATATTACCAATGGAGCGAAAACGCTTTATTACGTGTTCCAATGGAAATTGTTAATGGGAAATATTTAAAAACTTTTGATGACGGCAAAAACAAATTTTATCAAACTTCAATCTTGCCGCAAATTACTAATGATGATAGACCTTCAAAAAATGTAATTATTGCAATTGATCTCGCTAATGGAAATTATAATTCAATTCTTGATAACATAAAATATTCCATAAAATTTGGTTTAACTGAAAAAGATTCAATACTTTTTATAGTAAGCGATTTTAATCCTAAATGGCTTGGCGATAATTTTCAGAAAAAAACTGATGATTTTATTGAACAAAAGATAAATGAAGCTAAAACTTACGACCCAAAATTAAATACACTTCCATTTATTTTAAGAGCTGCCGTTAATAAATTCAACCAAGTTGATAAGGGCGGAGAAATATGGTTAATTTCAGACGATGCAACTCATTCTGAAACAGCTGCTGAAGCAATGGAAATAGTTGATCAAACTATATTTTCTGCAAATAATGATATCAAATTCAGAATTATGGATGTTAGCAACGGTTATAATGGTAATTATATAAACAATAAGTATTACAGAGGCAATCAATATCTTTATGAAAATTTATTTAGACTTACCGGCGGGTCATATAAAAATATTTGGGATTATCCCGAATATGATTGGGCAGATGTTGGTTTTGATGTTTTTTCTCCCGTAATTGGTGTTGTAGAAATTGATCCAATTCCGCAGAACGGATTCAGTTACTCAAGAGTAGATTTAAATAACGGACGTAAAAGTTTTAATATGATGTCCCGTTATTTTCAAATTGGATTGTATGAAGGCGAAAATCCTTTCGATATTTTATATAACGGATATTTTGAAAATAATTTATATCGAAAAACTTTTAATGTAGAGGAAACCTTAGTAAAAAATGATTTTGATCATTTTGCAAAAACTTATTGGTATTCAAATTATATAAGAGAAAATTTACTTGCTCAGCCGCAGACTTACGAAACCATAAAATATATTGAAAAGCTTGCGGTTGAAAATAATATTATAACGCCATACAGCGGATTTTTACTTCCGGGAGTAAATAATTATATAGGATTCAAAGCATTAACTCTTGATGATACGCTAACAGTACCGGATTCCATTTCTACATCGGTTGAAGAAATTCCGGAGGTCCCAAAAACTTATACATTATCTGCTTATCCAAATCCGTTTAATCCAACTACAACAATAAATATAGAAATGTCTAACAATGCTGATAAAAATTTTACAGTTGAGATATATAATATTTTAGGACAGAAAGTGAAATCCTATGAATTTACCAACAATTTTAATACTGTTAAACAAATTGTTTGGAATGGTAAAAACGAATATGGAGAAGATGTTAGTTCGGGTACATACATTGTCCGGTATGTATCTAATCAACATATTCAAACAATGAAACTTCTTTTAATTCGTTAATCAATTTTGAGGATAAAATGAAAAAATTACTTTTAATATATATTTTATTTTGCTATTCAATAACATTTGCTAGCGAATATTCGGTTTATGAAGCTAATTATCCAAATGTAAAAGATTATAATGTAAATATTCATGATGCAACAATTAAAGTATTACCGCGTGGAAATTTTATTGAACTGAATGTTTATATGACGGTATCATACGATTTTAACAGTTGGTTTTTTAAGAATTATAATGAATTGGAATTTCAATGGTTATTTTCACTTCCGGAACATGCCATAATGACCGATTTCAAATTGTGGATAACAGAAGATTCTACAATCTCAGCAACCGTAATGGATAAATGGACAGCAGAATTATTGTTTAGTGATGTAAGTACTCCGGTAAGACATCCCGGTTTGCTAACTCAATCTTCTGCAACTCGCGAAGGAAAAGTAAATTATAATCTTAAAATATTTCCATTAAAACGAAATGAAAAAAGAAAATTTAAAATTCAATATTTGGTACCTGGAAGACCTTCTGCAAGTTCTTTAAGAGCTTGGCTTCCAACCACAGAAATAATTGCAAAAAAGACATCAAGAAATGTTAAAGATATTAACATAGTTTACCAATATGATAATAACCCTTTAGAACCAAAAGTTGTTGGGGCTGACGTAATAAGCAAAAGCCATTCTCAATTGGATTCTACTTGGAATTTAAAAATTCCGGTTAAATATGATCAGTTTGTTGAATTTGTAATTCCATCTCCAATTCAAAATAATATTTATTTAAGTTCGTATAAATACAATAATGAAAACTATTATCACTTAGCTGTTTATCCACCAGAAACGCAGAAAATTAAAGAAAATAGGAAAATTTTAATTTGTGTTGATTTCAATATTTACAATACGAAGAATTTTGATGGTGAATATTTACTAACGTATTTGAAAGAAACAATTGCCCAAGCAACTGATGAAAATGATTCAGTAAATATTATGATTGCATATGACGATATTAATATTGCATCTGAAGAATGGGTTAGTTGTACCGAAGAAAATTTAGATTCACTCTTTACAAAAATTATGAAAAGATCATTTCCAACATATAGTTATTTCCAACCGTTAATGAGCAAAGCTGCGGAGTTTATAAACAAATCAACCGGAAATCCCGAGGTTGTTGTTTTCTCAAACACAGATGAAATAAATTTAGGAGTTAATGATAAAGAAGCTTTAGCTGGTGAAATTTTAGCAATGTTTAAAAATCAATCAAAGTTACATTTTGTTGATCTGGACAATGTTAATTCGTTGGTGTACAACTATAATTATAATACTGGAAATGGTTATTACGAAACCCAGCTGCAATCATTCTATGGAAAAATGAGTAATGAAACAGCTGGAAATTTATATTATTTACGATATCATGATATTAAAACAATTTTAAATGCATTCTTTTATGAAAAAATAAGTCACTTTGAAAGTGTTGAAGTTCAAATGACATTACAAAATGGCTACTCATATAGCAAACATTTAATGAATGAAAATGAAGGATATTACCCACTTGATTTTCCAATTATGCAATCCGGAAAATTTACTGGTGAATTTCCAATTCAATTAAAAATAATCGGCAAAAAACAAATGGAAACCGTTGATACTACTTTTATAATTAATCAAAATGATTTGACAGAAGGAAATAATAAAATAGTTACATCATGGTATGGAAAAAACATAAATGATCTATTAGATTATTCATACGATCCGCTAACAATTAGCAGTATTATTGATATGAGCGTTGAGCAGAAAATATTAACTCCTTACAGCGGATTTATAATAATTGATAAAAACATAATTAGCTATACGAATAATGAAGATGATGATTCCGAAGATGAAAATTACAATGAAGGTGATGATGACATGACTGGTGTTGATGATAATATTCAAAATTCGTTTGACTTGGAACTTTCTGCATATCCCAATCCATTTAATAGTATGGTAACTTTAAAAGTTACAATTCCAGAAACAAATAACTACACTTTAATTATTTATAATATTCTTGGACAAAAAGTAAAAGAATTTGATCTTTCTTCATTTTCAAGTGGAACTCATTATATTCAATGGAATGGAATATCTGATGAAAATAGAAAAGTAGCTTCCGGATTATACTTTGCTGTTCTTCACGGTTTGAATAAAACTGAAATTGTAAAATTACAGCTTGTTGAATAAATTAATAAAGAAATGTAGAGACGTAAAATTTTACGTCTCTACAAAAATAACTAAGAAATCAATTTAGCATTAAGAGTAATTTCTGTTCCGGCAAATAATCTGGAAATAGGACAATTAGCCTTTGCTTCTTTTGCCAATTGATTAAAATCTTCTTCACTTAAACCCGGAACAACAGCTTCGCATTCCAATAAAATTGATGTAATTTTTGGACCGTTATCTTGACCCAATTCAACAGTTGCTTTTGTTTCAATGCTGGTTGGAGTTAATTCCTTTTTAGAAATTAATGCAGATAAAAACATTGAAAAACATCCGGCATTTGCTGCGCCAACCAATTCTTCCGGACTTGTTTCGGGACCATCTTCAAATCTTGAGCGGAAATTAAAAGGTCCATCATATCCGGTAAAATTCATTTTTCCGTAACCATCTTTTAATGTTCCTTCCCATTTTGCTTTTGCATAATGTTTGCCCATTTGTATAACTCCTTTCTTAATTTGTTTTAATAAATGATTTCAAATAAAAATTCTTAATTGATAAGATATCCGATTATTGCCAAAATGTAAAACTATTTCTGAAAACTATGAGGAGCAATTTTAGCTTTTTTAATTATTATTTCTTCCCAAACATTTCCGGTAATGTAAACTTCTTTTTCAAGCCAATTTTTTCTTAAATCGTCTTCATTTTCGTAATCACAAAAAATTACGGAGCCATTCATTTTTTCATTTTCATCAAGTAGTGCAGAAGCAAAAATCCATTTTCCGGATTTGAACATTTCATCAGCAAATTTTAAATGTTGTTCACGTACCGCCAATCTTCTCTCTAAAGCATTTTCATCTTTAAAATCATTTGCAATTACAACAAAATTCATAATATTTTCCTTTATTTCATGTGATCTGCAATTTCATATTCAAGAGCTTTTAAAGTCAAGTTTACATCCGCAAATAAAAATAAGGCAGATGAAATAATTCCTGTAATACTTAAAATAAAAAATGTAATTCCTAAAGCTTCCAAATTCACTTGAAATAAATTCATAATTAATAAAACTGGAATTATTAAACTACTGCAAAGAATGCTGAATGAAATTGACCCAATTGAATATTTTAAAATATAACTTCTTCTAACTAAAATTTTTAGCTGAAGTTTTTTGTTTTTGATTTCTTGATCCGTTAACTTATCTTTTTCAATATCTGCAACTAAACCGCGTGATCTATCAATTGTTCTTGCAAGTCTGTTTGTTAATGAAAGCAGAATTAATCCAACGCCAGAAATTAATACAAGCGGAGAAATTGATGATTGAAAAAATTCCACTAAAGATTTTGTTAATTCCATAAATTAAAATTTATATTTGATGTTTAAAGATAAGAAATCTTGACAGAACTTTTTAAAATGTATGAATAAATAAATTTTAGTTCATAGGAATTTCAATCAATAAAATAAAGGAATTTTCTAATATGGAAATTTCTAACTTTTCGGAGTTCCAAATTCCAATTGCATCTCTGCGAGATAAAATTTCATCAGCGGTTTTAATTATGCCTTCAATTACAAAAATGTAAACACCGTTTTTAGAATTGTGGATTTGATAATTTACAACTTGATCTTTTTCAAATTCTCCCCAACTTAAATATGCATCTTGATTTAGCCAAAGTGAATTTTCATTTTTATTTGGTGCAACAACGGTTTGCAGTTTATTTCTTCTTTCTACTGGATTAAAATATTTTTGATCATATCTTGGAGTGTGTCCGCTTTTATCCGGAAAAACCCAAATCTGTAAAAGTTCAACATTTTCATTTTCGGAAGCGTTAAATTCGGAATGAGTAATTCCCGTTCCAGCGGACATAACTTGAATTTCGTTTGGTTTAATAATTTCTTGATGTCCCATGCTGTCTTTGTGCGCCAAACTTCCTTTGAGAAGAATAGTAACAATTTCCATATTATCATGCGGATGCATTCCAAAACCTTCTGCAGGCGCAACCCAATCATCATTTAAAACACGCAATTTTCCAAACCTAATTTTTTGCGGCGAGTACCAGCTTGCAAAACTAAACGAGTGAAAAGTTTTTAACCAACCATGATCAAAAAATCCCCTTTCGGAAGCCGGATGAAATATCTTATTCATAACTTCTTTCAAATAAATAATTTATGAAAAAGAAATTAAATAACTTTTCAATAAAAATAAATAGATAAAATATCCCATAAACATTTTCACAAATTTCAATTTGGTTTTAATTCCAAAATAAAAGAGTTTTACAAAACAAATTTTACTTTAGAAAATGAAAAAAATATCAATCATACTCTTACTTCAAATAATTATAATTTCTTGCGGAACAATTTCCATGGAAAATAAAATTGATAATATTTTTTCTGAATTTCAGAATGAATTAACACCGGGAGTTTCCGTTTCGGTTTTGAAAGATGAAAAATTAGTTTATGAAAAATGTTTTGGCTTTGCAGATTTGGAAAATAAAATTTTAATTGAACCCAAAACT
The nucleotide sequence above comes from Ignavibacteriota bacterium. Encoded proteins:
- a CDS encoding DUF2721 domain-containing protein, with the translated sequence MELTKSLVEFFQSSISPLVLISGVGLILLSLTNRLARTIDRSRGLVADIEKDKLTDQEIKNKKLQLKILVRRSYILKYSIGSISFSILCSSLIIPVLLIMNLFQVNLEALGITFFILSITGIISSALFLFADVNLTLKALEYEIADHMK
- a CDS encoding OsmC family peroxiredoxin, with amino-acid sequence MGKHYAKAKWEGTLKDGYGKMNFTGYDGPFNFRSRFEDGPETSPEELVGAANAGCFSMFLSALISKKELTPTSIETKATVELGQDNGPKITSILLECEAVVPGLSEEDFNQLAKEAKANCPISRLFAGTEITLNAKLIS
- a CDS encoding pirin family protein encodes the protein MNKIFHPASERGFFDHGWLKTFHSFSFASWYSPQKIRFGKLRVLNDDWVAPAEGFGMHPHDNMEIVTILLKGSLAHKDSMGHQEIIKPNEIQVMSAGTGITHSEFNASENENVELLQIWVFPDKSGHTPRYDQKYFNPVERRNKLQTVVAPNKNENSLWLNQDAYLSWGEFEKDQVVNYQIHNSKNGVYIFVIEGIIKTADEILSRRDAIGIWNSEKLEISILENSFILLIEIPMN
- a CDS encoding T9SS type A sorting domain-containing protein — its product is MKKLLLIYILFCYSITFASEYSVYEANYPNVKDYNVNIHDATIKVLPRGNFIELNVYMTVSYDFNSWFFKNYNELEFQWLFSLPEHAIMTDFKLWITEDSTISATVMDKWTAELLFSDVSTPVRHPGLLTQSSATREGKVNYNLKIFPLKRNEKRKFKIQYLVPGRPSASSLRAWLPTTEIIAKKTSRNVKDINIVYQYDNNPLEPKVVGADVISKSHSQLDSTWNLKIPVKYDQFVEFVIPSPIQNNIYLSSYKYNNENYYHLAVYPPETQKIKENRKILICVDFNIYNTKNFDGEYLLTYLKETIAQATDENDSVNIMIAYDDINIASEEWVSCTEENLDSLFTKIMKRSFPTYSYFQPLMSKAAEFINKSTGNPEVVVFSNTDEINLGVNDKEALAGEILAMFKNQSKLHFVDLDNVNSLVYNYNYNTGNGYYETQLQSFYGKMSNETAGNLYYLRYHDIKTILNAFFYEKISHFESVEVQMTLQNGYSYSKHLMNENEGYYPLDFPIMQSGKFTGEFPIQLKIIGKKQMETVDTTFIINQNDLTEGNNKIVTSWYGKNINDLLDYSYDPLTISSIIDMSVEQKILTPYSGFIIIDKNIISYTNNEDDDSEDENYNEGDDDMTGVDDNIQNSFDLELSAYPNPFNSMVTLKVTIPETNNYTLIIYNILGQKVKEFDLSSFSSGTHYIQWNGISDENRKVASGLYFAVLHGLNKTEIVKLQLVE